CCGACAGTGTGGGGCATCCTCCCGATGTGGTACTCCAGCACCGCCTGGAGGAGACGCCGCTTCCGGACGCGGGCGTGGATTTTGCGCGCGCATTGGTGTTCGGGGTGTTGGAGCACCGCAAGCAACTGGATGCTTTCATTCAGAAGAACGCTCCCCAGTGGCCCATTGAGCAGATGGCGACCATAGACCGAAACATCCTGCGCATCGCGCTGTTTGAACTCTACGTGGATCGGACGACGCCGATGAAGGTGGTCATCAACGAGGCCGTGGAACTGGCCAAGATGTTCGGAAGCGAGAGTTCTCACCGATTCGTGAACGGCGTTCTGGGCAGTTTTGTTCTGCAAATGCAGGGGGCAAGCGGTGCTTCCCATCCCGATCAGGGCGCTGGCTCTCCTCAGGATGCGGAGAAGGAGGGTGGGGCATGACTTTGTTCGGGATTGGGCCAGGCGAACTGATCCTCATCCTCATCCTGGCGCTCATCGTCTTCGGCCCTAACCGGCTTCCGGAGGTCGCGCGCACCATCGGGAAGACGCTCAACGAGTTCCGCAAAACGTCGGAGGAGGTTACGTCTGCCGTCGCCAGGGAACTGGACTTGAGCGAGGCCGCGAGCAAAGCCGGTTCGTCGGCCCCTACGCCTCCGCCGGCCATCCAGCCGGTGCATGGCATTCCGCTGTCCAGCGTGGGACAGGTAGTGCAGGAGCCTTCGCCCGTGGAAGGCGAAAAGGGCGGGTCCGATGTAGCAGCTGCGGGCAGCGCATCGGGCGTAGGGCCCGGGAATCCTGACGAAGGGAGTCCTGCGCAGGATGAGTGAGAGCAACAAGATGCCGCTTCTCGCCCATTTGGGCGAACTGCGCGATCGCCTCATCAAAGCCTTCTTGGCGTTGTTTGTAGGCACGCTGGTGAGTCTGTTCCTGTTCACGCCGCGGCTGTTTGAAATCGTGATCCGCCCGATGCAGCCGAACGTGCCCGTGGCGTTGAGGCCCACCGAGACCATCATCGTGTACTTCAAGTTGGCCCTCATCGTGGGCGTTGTGCTCGCGATGCCAGTCATCATCTACCAACTCGTGCGGTTCATCGTGCCCGGGCTCACCCCGCAGGAGAAGCGATATCTGTACTTCCTGCTGCCTGGGGCGACGCTCTCCTTCGCGCTGGGCGTGCTGTTCGCCGCGCTGGTCATGCTCCCCTTTGCCATCGCATACCTGAAAGGCTTCATGAGCGACATCGTTCGCCCGACGTATTCCATAGATTCCTACATCTCCTTCGTAACCAGCCTGCTGTTTTGGGTTGGGGTTACCTTTGAGACTCCCCTTATCGTTTTCTTCCTGGCGAAACTCGGCATCGTAACTCCCGCGTTCCTGAGCAAGAACCGCAAATACGCGATTGTGCTCATCGCGGTGTTGGCCGCGGTCATCACCCCGACGCCAGATCCCTTCAACATGCTGATCGTGATGGCGCCACTGATCCTGCTGTATGGGGTAGGGGAGATTCTGGCGCGGTTTGCGCGGCCAATAGCCAAACCCGGCGCCAGCGATAACTCGTAGCGAAACAGCAATACACTGAGGAGGCTTTCAATGGAGAAAGACAGAGTCCTGATCATGGGTGCTGCCGGAAGAGACTTCCACAACTTCAACGTGTATTTCCGCAACAACCCGAATTACGAGGTCGTCGCGTTCACGGCGACGCAAATCCCCAACATTGAGGGGCGCGTGTACCCGGCAGAACTGGCGGGGCCCAACTATCCCAAGGGGATTCCCATCTACCCCGAATCGGAACTGGTGAACCTGATTCGCGACTTGCGCGTGAACCAGGTTGTCTTCGCCTACAGCGACGTGAGCCATGAGTACGTGATGCACAAGGCTTCGGTGGCGCTGGCGGCAGGGGCGGACTTCCGACTGATGGGGGCCGAGTCCACCATGCTCAAGGCCAGCGTGCCGGTGGTTGCGGTCTGCGCGGTGCGCACCGGCAGCGGCAAGAGCCAGACCAGCCGCCGCGTCGCGGGCATCCTGCGCGACATGGGCAAGCGCGTGGTCGCCATTCGCCACCCGATGCCCTACGGCGACTTGGCCAAGCAGGCTTGCCAGCGCTTTGCCACCTACGCCGACATGGACCGCCACCAATGCACCATTGAGGAGCGCGAGGAATACGAGCCTCACCTGGACCGTGGCGTGATCGTCTATGCGGGCGTGGACTACGAACGCATCCTGCGCGAGGCGGAGAAGGAAGCCGACGTGATTCTGTGGGACGGCGGGAACAACGACCTGCCGTTCTACAGGCCCGACCTGCATATCGTCGTCGTGGATCCACACAGGGCAGGGCACGAGGTGCGGTATCATCCTGGCGAGACGAACCTGCGCATGGCCGACGTGGTGGTCATCAACAAGGTGGACACGGCAGACATCGCCAACATCACCACGGTGCGTGAGAACGTCTTTCAGGTGAACCCGCGCGCCACGGTCTTGGAGGCGGCCTCGCCCATCTTCGTGGAAGCGCCTGAGGCGATCCGCGGGAAACGCGTGCTGGTGATTGAGGATGGACCGACCCTGACGCATGGCGAGATGGCCTACGGCGCGGGCACGGTGGTCGCCAGGCGGCTGGGCGCGGCGGAGTTGGTGGACCCGCGGCCCTATGCGGTCGGGTCCATCGTGGACACGTTCCGCAAGTACCCGAACACAGGTGCGCTCCTGCCTGCGATGGGGTATGGCGAGAA
This is a stretch of genomic DNA from Chloroflexota bacterium. It encodes these proteins:
- a CDS encoding GTPase, which codes for MEKDRVLIMGAAGRDFHNFNVYFRNNPNYEVVAFTATQIPNIEGRVYPAELAGPNYPKGIPIYPESELVNLIRDLRVNQVVFAYSDVSHEYVMHKASVALAAGADFRLMGAESTMLKASVPVVAVCAVRTGSGKSQTSRRVAGILRDMGKRVVAIRHPMPYGDLAKQACQRFATYADMDRHQCTIEEREEYEPHLDRGVIVYAGVDYERILREAEKEADVILWDGGNNDLPFYRPDLHIVVVDPHRAGHEVRYHPGETNLRMADVVVINKVDTADIANITTVRENVFQVNPRATVLEAASPIFVEAPEAIRGKRVLVIEDGPTLTHGEMAYGAGTVVARRLGAAELVDPRPYAVGSIVDTFRKYPNTGALLPAMGYGEKQVRELEETINNTPCDMVLIATPIDLRRVLTIKHPSQRVRYELQEIGQPTLKDIVEKWLA
- the tatC gene encoding twin-arginine translocase subunit TatC, whose translation is MSESNKMPLLAHLGELRDRLIKAFLALFVGTLVSLFLFTPRLFEIVIRPMQPNVPVALRPTETIIVYFKLALIVGVVLAMPVIIYQLVRFIVPGLTPQEKRYLYFLLPGATLSFALGVLFAALVMLPFAIAYLKGFMSDIVRPTYSIDSYISFVTSLLFWVGVTFETPLIVFFLAKLGIVTPAFLSKNRKYAIVLIAVLAAVITPTPDPFNMLIVMAPLILLYGVGEILARFARPIAKPGASDNS
- a CDS encoding twin-arginine translocase TatA/TatE family subunit, translated to MTLFGIGPGELILILILALIVFGPNRLPEVARTIGKTLNEFRKTSEEVTSAVARELDLSEAASKAGSSAPTPPPAIQPVHGIPLSSVGQVVQEPSPVEGEKGGSDVAAAGSASGVGPGNPDEGSPAQDE
- the nusB gene encoding transcription antitermination factor NusB, translated to MKVRRRARIVALQALFETDSVGHPPDVVLQHRLEETPLPDAGVDFARALVFGVLEHRKQLDAFIQKNAPQWPIEQMATIDRNILRIALFELYVDRTTPMKVVINEAVELAKMFGSESSHRFVNGVLGSFVLQMQGASGASHPDQGAGSPQDAEKEGGA